Genomic window (Leptotrichia sp. oral taxon 212):
CATTAAATTTTCAGAATGGATTGATATCTGGCTACAAAACGAAAGACCTTTTATAAAGGAATCTACTTATGCAACATACACAAATATTATTGAAAATCATATAAAATCATCTTTAGGCACTAAAAATATAAACCATATCCAAAATAATGACTTACAAAATATGATATTTAAAAAATTAAATTCAGGAAAGCTAAATAACAGAAAGGGGCTATCACTAAAAACTGTAAGGGATATTATGACCGTTACTAGATCCTGTCTAAATTCTGCAATGAAAAAAGGAATCATTAAAAGAAAAGTTTTTGAATATAAATTTCCTAAAAATATGACAGGTAAAAAGATAAAAATTTTTACTCATACTGAACAGTCCAAACTTTTTGAGTACATAATTTCAAATCTGGATGAAAAATCTCTCGGAATTCTCATTTCCTTACTGTGCGGTTTAAGAATCGGAGAAATATGTGGCTTAAAATGGTGTGATATCGATTTTAAAAACGAAATGTTATCTGTAAACAGGACTATTCAAAGAATTTATATTAAAAAACCTCTTTTAAGAGAAACTAGAATAGTCATTTCTTCTCCAAAGACATCTTCTTCATATAGAAGTATTCCCCTTAGCAAACATCTAATAAAAATAATGAAAAAATTTCAGAAAGAAGATACCTTTTACCTTATCTCAGGTAACAAAAATTTTATTGAACCCAGAATATACAGAAAATACTTCTATTCAATACTTTCATCCTTAAATATTTCAAAACTTCCATTTCATTCTTTAAGACACACTTTCGCAACGCAGGCCATTGAACTGGGAACTGATTATAAGACTGTTTCTGAAATTTTAGGGCACTCCTCCGTAAATACAACCTTAAATTTATATGTCCATCCAAAAATGGAATACAAGAAAAAATGTCTGAGCCTTATTTATCAGGAACTTTCTTCTTCATCTAAAAAAATAAAACATAAGACTCCTTAAAAGCTTTTTTTAGTGAACAGAAATTTCCCATCTGAAGTCTCTATAGTTCTACTGCAACTTTTTATTTCCTTTAAATCATAAATATTTTTATATTGACAAAATACAAAATAAAACTATATACTAATAAAAAATATTATAAAAAGGAATGCTCGCTATGGATTTTAAAAAAATTATGTCAGAAATGCTGGATAGTCTCAAAAAGAACGAAATCGATATTTCTACTGAATTTAACAATAATTCTGAAATAACAGGTAAAAGTAAAATTGGAGGCAGACCTTATCTTCCGGAAGATTTTATCTGGCCGTATTACCAAGGATTTCCTTTATCTTTTTTAGCTCAGATTAATTTAGAAGAGGTAAATTCATTTGATAAAGATAAATTACTCCCAAATGCAGGAATGTTATATTTTTTCTATGAACCAGAAACGGAAGAAAGAGGATATAACCTTCAATGTAAAGGTTGTGCCAAAGTTTTTTATTATGAAGTTTTTTCAAGCTTTTCATTAATTGATTTTCCTCAAGATATGGGAGATGACTATAAAATTCCGGAATTTAGAGTTAATTTTAAATCAAGTATCAGCTTACCTTCTTATGAAAACTTCTATCTTCTTTTAAAAGAACAAGAATTTTTTAAAAATCATGACATTTCATTTAAAGATTTTATTCCTATTTACAATGAACTTTTTATTCCTAATCATAATTATACAAAATTACTTGGTTATCCGGAAGTAATTCAAAATTCTATGGAAATTCAATGTGCAGCTGTAACAATGGGACTTGATCTAGGCAATGGAGTAAACTCACCTGAAGAATATGAAGAAGAATTTAAAAAAGCCAGCAAAGATTGGATATTACTTTTCCAGATGGATACAATTGAAACTGATGATTATGAATTAATGTTCGGAGATTCCGGACATATCTATTTTTGGATTAGGAAAGAAGATTTAGCAAATAAAAATTTCGAAAATATTTGGTTAATTTTACAATGTTATTAAATTTTTTCTTTAAATAAAGCCATATAAATTACTATCACTATTACTAAAACTATTTGACAGCCTATAATGCTCAGTATATCCAAAATATTTTTTCAGCACTATAGAATGTCACAGTAGTTTTATTTTAAAATTATTTTATAATTTGATGAGTTGTAAATCAGCTGAATCCCCCTGTGATATTGCACAGATAAATTCTACTTCCTTTTACTACGTTTCTTTCCCTTGGTTCCTTTGATATTATTCAAAGATTTTTTATTCTTTTCTTCTTCTTCCTTAAGCCTTCTCTCGTTCTCCTCATCCATAAACACACTTGCCAGCCTGTATCCTTCATAATATTTTTTATCTTCCTTCCAGATTAAGTGAGTTGCTTCAAGCTGTGCTTTCTTTTCTTCCTTTGACAGTTCATTTCCATTTTTTATTTTAAAGTACATTTCAGGATCCACTCTGTTAACAAGTCCTTTTCCCCGCATTTCATAAGCAATTTCAAAATGAAGATGTGGAGCACGTGTACCGCTTGCATTACCTGTAACCCCTGTCTTTGCAATTACCTGACCTGCCTTCACTGTATCCCCAACTTTTACATTGACTTCACTGAGATGACAGTATCTCAGATATTTTATCTGCATTCCAGGCTCATAGTTTGAACCATAGGTTTCTTCACCTGAACCTGCTTTTGGCTTATAATTTTTTCTCTTTATTTTTTCAAGTTCTTTAGGATCTACTTCCATATAAAAATTTAATCCATATCCCAGCTTGTCTACATACAAATCAACAATTTTCCCATCCAGAACTGCAAATACATCTGTTCCAGGAACAGCAAAAATATCTATTCCCTGATGAGCCCTTATCCCATTACTTCTTGTCATTCCAAACTTAGCCCAGTCAGGATACTCTTCTCCCCTGAAATTATAGTAAGTAACCTGAGGATTTTTTATGGGATTTATCCTAAAAATATTATCCTCTTCCTCTTTTTCCTTAACAATGGCTTTTTCCTGTTTATTATTAATATACGTTACAACAGAAAAAATAATTCCGATAACTATCATCGGAATTATACAGAAAAACATAACTTTTTTCTTACTAATTCGCAATTTCCTGTTTTTTCTCATATTCGTGTGATTATTTTCCATAATAGTTAAATTTCAAAATCTCCTTTTAAAGTTATTCAAATTCCCTCAAATATTCTGAAAGTTTTTCCAGTCCCTTTTCAAGGACATCCTTATGTGTACAGTAACCTAGCCGCGCATATCCAGGCATATCAAAACGATTTCCCGGAACTAAGAGTACTCCCTTTTCCTTCAGAAGTTTTATGCAGAATTCTTCCGTATCAACAGGAATATCCAGTTTAATAAAGGAAGTCGACACATATTTAGGAAAAATCAGTGACACCTTAGGTTCATTTTCTACCCATTTTTTTACAATATCTAAATTTTCTGATACTATCTTCCTATTTCTTTCCAGTATGGCTTCCTTATTTTCCAGTATATATGTTGCAAGATAATCATCAAATACTCCAGCACATATCATCGTATAATCACGATATTTACGGAAAATATCACTTAACTCATGATTTGCCGCAACCCATCCTATACGTATTCCTGGAACTGAATATGTTTTTGAAATACTGTTTACTGATATCCCCTTATCATATAAATCTACGATTGAAGGAACTTCTATTCCTGTTTCCAGTGATTTATAAACCTCATCAGAAAGAATATAGGCTCCACAGCCTTCAGCAATTTTTACCAGTTCTTTCAGAAAATCTTCCTCCATAACTGCACCGGTAGGATTATTTGCATTATTTATACATATCATTTTAGTGTCACTTCTTATAAGTTTCCGTAATTCTTCCAGATCTGACATCCAATTCTTTTCTTCCCTTATATGCCACAAATCCACTTCCGCTCCAAAAGAACGGGGAATATCATACAGTTGCTGATAAGTCGGATACAATGAAATTACATGATCTCCAGGTTCAATCAGGGAATAAAGGGCTAAAAAATTACCTCCTGTTGCTCCGTTTGTCTGTAAAATATCTTCAGGAGAAACATTTTTGTATAGTAAGCTAACCTGCTTCTTAAATTCAGGCGAACCTTCTATCCATCCATAATTCATTTTTTTTGCCATTATTTCTGAAAAAAATTCCTTTTCAGTTTTATTTCCTATTTTTATAATTTCTTCCAGAGTAAACGATGCTATCGAACTCCCAGCAATATCATAAATCGCATCATTTTCCCATACATTCAGCCATTCTTCCACTCCAAAGTTTGCAATTTTCATATTACTCACCTCTTTATTATATAAATATAAGGGATATCCATTTTTAAATGAATATCCCTGAATATCCTGTCTAAATATTATTCTGCATTTTAAAGCTATTTTACAAGCATAACCGTTGGAACTTCAGGTATTCTGAAACCATTCTTATCTCCAGGTGAGGAATTTCCAAGCCAGTCATATATGAACTTTATCTGATCATCATAGTGTCTTATACATTTATGCGATTCAGGATAAGTTCCTATCTTCTTTGCTGTTGCAGCTTTTCTCTGGTTTCTTGTTTCTTTTGGCTCAAATAATGAAGGAATGCTGTGCATATATCCTCCACCACTAAATCTGACAGCATTTTTGGCATCTCCTGCTACCGTTTTTCCATCAGAACCTGTATATTGCATTACAGGTTTTGAATAAGCTACCAGAAATGCTCCATAAGGTGTTGCAAATGAACCATTTCCATCCTTACCTGTTGTTACAAAAGAGCTTGTTATAACATTCCAGTTATTTGATCCCTTATTTTTTTCTATTATCATTTCATTCTGACTATGTCTGTCAACATAAATGAATCTTGAAATTTCTTCCTTTATTCCTGAATCTTTCAGAAGTCTCTTATTTGATTTCTGAATATAATATTCCTTATCATCATAAATATCTATTTTTACTTTTACATACTTATCAGTTTCTTCAGTTATAATCATCATTGATCTGTCAGGAATGTTTATAAACTCTTTAAAGGAGGAACTTAAATATCCTCTTTCACTTTGATTTTCCCTATTACCATACTTATCCTTGTTTCCACCGCTACCTCCACCTAATGGAGTATAGTCATCCAATACATAGATTTTTTGGTTTTTAGCAACTGCCTCTTTTATAAAGTTATTAGTCTTTTCAGCCTTTTTCATCATATCATGCCAGTCAAACTCTCTCTTTATTGCA
Coding sequences:
- a CDS encoding YwqG family protein, whose amino-acid sequence is MDFKKIMSEMLDSLKKNEIDISTEFNNNSEITGKSKIGGRPYLPEDFIWPYYQGFPLSFLAQINLEEVNSFDKDKLLPNAGMLYFFYEPETEERGYNLQCKGCAKVFYYEVFSSFSLIDFPQDMGDDYKIPEFRVNFKSSISLPSYENFYLLLKEQEFFKNHDISFKDFIPIYNELFIPNHNYTKLLGYPEVIQNSMEIQCAAVTMGLDLGNGVNSPEEYEEEFKKASKDWILLFQMDTIETDDYELMFGDSGHIYFWIRKEDLANKNFENIWLILQCY
- a CDS encoding site-specific integrase; protein product: MKTNTNRRKNIKFSEWIDIWLQNERPFIKESTYATYTNIIENHIKSSLGTKNINHIQNNDLQNMIFKKLNSGKLNNRKGLSLKTVRDIMTVTRSCLNSAMKKGIIKRKVFEYKFPKNMTGKKIKIFTHTEQSKLFEYIISNLDEKSLGILISLLCGLRIGEICGLKWCDIDFKNEMLSVNRTIQRIYIKKPLLRETRIVISSPKTSSSYRSIPLSKHLIKIMKKFQKEDTFYLISGNKNFIEPRIYRKYFYSILSSLNISKLPFHSLRHTFATQAIELGTDYKTVSEILGHSSVNTTLNLYVHPKMEYKKKCLSLIYQELSSSSKKIKHKTP
- a CDS encoding aminotransferase, producing MKIANFGVEEWLNVWENDAIYDIAGSSIASFTLEEIIKIGNKTEKEFFSEIMAKKMNYGWIEGSPEFKKQVSLLYKNVSPEDILQTNGATGGNFLALYSLIEPGDHVISLYPTYQQLYDIPRSFGAEVDLWHIREEKNWMSDLEELRKLIRSDTKMICINNANNPTGAVMEEDFLKELVKIAEGCGAYILSDEVYKSLETGIEVPSIVDLYDKGISVNSISKTYSVPGIRIGWVAANHELSDIFRKYRDYTMICAGVFDDYLATYILENKEAILERNRKIVSENLDIVKKWVENEPKVSLIFPKYVSTSFIKLDIPVDTEEFCIKLLKEKGVLLVPGNRFDMPGYARLGYCTHKDVLEKGLEKLSEYLREFE
- a CDS encoding M23 family metallopeptidase, with translation MFFCIIPMIVIGIIFSVVTYINNKQEKAIVKEKEEEDNIFRINPIKNPQVTYYNFRGEEYPDWAKFGMTRSNGIRAHQGIDIFAVPGTDVFAVLDGKIVDLYVDKLGYGLNFYMEVDPKELEKIKRKNYKPKAGSGEETYGSNYEPGMQIKYLRYCHLSEVNVKVGDTVKAGQVIAKTGVTGNASGTRAPHLHFEIAYEMRGKGLVNRVDPEMYFKIKNGNELSKEEKKAQLEATHLIWKEDKKYYEGYRLASVFMDEENERRLKEEEEKNKKSLNNIKGTKGKKRSKRK